The stretch of DNA CTTACAATCCGAAAACCTCCAAACGTCTAACCAAAGCGAATTCAAAAACTGGATTCGGGAGTTAGCCGAAAATCCTCTAAACAGAGTAGGCAGATCTTTTAACATTAAACCTTATTTCAGATGAAAAACTTCATTTTATCTATTCTCGTATTGTTTTTTTCTTTTGAAGCCTATGCTCAAACGCAAGCCTTTGATGGCTGGTATCGCTTAAAAACACAGTTCCAAGGCGAAGGCAAATGCCTCGAAGGCAACCAAGCTACTTCTGAATATCATGGCGGCAATGCATTTATGGACAACTGCCAAAACGTAAGCGGACAGTTGTGGAAAATCGAAGATGCGGGTAATGGCTACTACCGCCTCAAAACTCAATTCCGTGGCGAGTTGGAATCTTTGGAAGGCAATCAAGCAGATTCTAAATATCATGGTGGCAATGCCTTCATGGACAAACAACAAAATGTATCTGGTCAGTTGTGGAAAATCGAAGATGCAGGCAATGGTTACTATCGTTTGAAAACCATGTTCCGTGGCGAGGGCGAATGTTTAGAAGGAAACCAAGCAGACTCTAAGTATCACGATGGAAACGCATTCATGGACAAATGCCAAAACGTGTCGGGGCAATTGTGGAAATTGGAGAAGGTAAAATAAACAAGATATAATTTAACAAAAAAAGCGATGTCTGTAAAAGGGCATCGCCTTTTTTTATTAAGAATTTGAAGCTTCACTAAGTTCCCACCAAAGCAAATCCCGCCCAATCCATCGGTTCCATCATACTATCTGCTATCAACTCCAATTTCGCCTTGCGTAGGGCAGAAGCATAACTATCTCCCTTCAATATGTACCGAAACAAAGCTTGAGTCAATCGGCTTGTACTGTCTTGTGGTACTTTGAAAAGCGAATAGACAATATTGGAGGCTCCAGCATACAAAAAGCCTCTATTCAAAGCCATCATACCTTCCCCTGTCTTCAATTCTCCAATCCCACTTTCACAACTACTCAACACCACCAAATCTGCATTGAGATTGAGGTGATAGGTTTCAGAAGTATGGAGACGGTAATTGTCTGATTGACTATCCGATTCTGTCAACTTTTCACCGTCCGTTGCCTGCCGTTTTTGTGGCGCAAGATGAATCCCCGACAAAGTGTTCCTGTCCGTTTCCTGCAAAAAACCATGCGTAGAAATCAACACATACTTGTAACCTCCAATGTATTGCTGCAAATTTTTCTTGTTGGCTTGGTCATAAAAAAGCGCAATCGCTTCTTTGCCTTGTTCCTCAAAGAGTTGATACACCTCTTTTACTTCTGCCTCAGTTTCTTCTAAATCCTGCAATGCTGTTTGGTCATTACCCGATGACTTCAATATTTGTCTTCTATGATGTTTTTGCTGACCACCACTTTTGACAACATAACCTTCTTTTTTGTCGGCGACATTTGTCTCTCCAAACTGAATGGGAGCTAATCCAAAAAAACTATCTGTTAGTTTGCTCGTTTGCTCTTGCTTTCGGTGGCTGTGCAAGAGCATGGTAGCAGAATAGTGGTAACTGATATCAAAATCTCGAATCAAATATGGTAGGTTTTCAAAATTTTTGACATCTGTGATTTGATGTTGATTGAGCAGGACATCAAAAGGCACATAATACAGTTCACCATGCGGGATGATGATGAGTTTACTGGTTTTTTGAAGGAAATCCCAAATAGGTTTTAGTAGCAAATCAAAAAGTTGAGTCGCACACTCTACAAAATATTGAATATGCCCCAACTGAATCGCATTTTGTAGTTTTTCGATGCTATCAGAGAAGTTTTCGGGTTTGGGAATCGTAGCGATTTGGTAATCATTCGAGGCGATGGCGAAAATGTATATTTGCTTGTCAGCGATGTGGTAAGAAATAAGAGCGGTTTGCTTTTTTGTCTCAAGTAAACTTTGAAGGTCTTGAATGGAAGCTGTTGAAACATCGTATTTCAATTGGTGGTATTTGGGATAATCGGTTTCAAACTGTGCAATGAGTTGGTCGTAGTTTTGTTTTTGGTGGAAATACTCGCTTTGAAGTTGTGAAAGTATAGTTTCGTCTTTTTCGTCGCCTTTTGCCTCTTGTTGGGCAATGTCATTATTCAAATCGTTAAGTCTTTTTTGGAGTGCTTTCTCTTTCTCCAAAAGGTCAGCAGGAATCTTGGCTGCTGCTTTGGCTTCATTGTCTTTCAAGTTAGAAAGTAGCAAGGTAGCTTTGCATTGCTCAGAAAAATCGAAAGTCAAGTTTTTAACATCTTTAGCATTCGAAGGAATATTGGTAAATACTGAATATTGAGGAATGGTAGGCGATGATTGATATAAAACATACGTTTCCATAGCAACCTCTATTGCTATATTATAATTATATGAAGCCTCTTCGGCTAAAGTGTGTTTAGCCCCTTCTGTTTTATATTGTTTGCGTAAATCGGCAATAAAATCACAGGCAGTTATTGCGGTAGCCAAAGCTGCCTGTAAATCTTTAGGGTTTTGGCCTTGTTCTTGGTATAATTTCAGCAAAATATTGCTTTTTTCTGAATAGAGTATGCTCAAGGTACCTGGATTGACATATTTAAAATCTTTAGGGTTTTGATAGATGTTTGCATCTTGAAAATCTGTATTCAATACTATCAGCCCTTTTTGAAAATAGTTTAATGCTTGCTCATAGTCTTTTTTCCCTTCATGACAATTGCCAATATTCAAATAAAGAGTAGCTAATTCTGAAGATTGTTTTCCATAATGAATGATTTTGATGTCTATAGCTTGCTGCAAATATTGAACCCCCAAATCAAAATCTTTGGTGTTGTGGTAACAAATGCCTATTCCCTCCAAGCTTTTTGCCACATCAGAGTGATTATTTCCTAAAAATTTTCTTCTATTTTTTAATGCTTCCTTAAGATAGATAATGGCTTTAAGATAGTCTTTCTTTCTCCAATAGGCTATTCCAAGTATATGTAAAGAAAAAGCTATTGCAGGATGGTCTGCGGCATAAATTTTTTTATTAATTACAAGTGCTTCTTCGCTGTAACGAATAGCTGTATCATACATACCTTTCTGGGAATAAATGCTCCCTAAATTATCTAAAATACCAGCAGTAAAAAAATCTTCATTTCCATGGCTTTCCCTTCTAATTTTTAATGCCTCCTGAAAATAAAAGATACCTAAATCATAATCCGTTTGGAGTAAATAGCATATACCAATATTGTTATAGCTAAATGCAAGAATAGGATTTTTTTCATCACCGTATTTTTTCTTGCGTAGGGCAAGTGCTTTTTGATAATATTTTAAAGCCGTTTTATTGTCACCGAGGTATTGATAATGTATCCCAATATTGTGAATGCTTGACGCAGTGATATAGGAGTCTTTTCCAAAATATTGTTCTGCTACCTTTAAAATGTTTTGTAAGAAAGCTATTCCTTGTTCATATTCTCCTATATCTCTATAAACAAGCCCTATTTTATTCCCAACTTCAACCCATTTTTCCCATAACTCCCATTTTTCATAGATTACAATCGCTTGCTTCAAGAGTTTTATAGATTCTTCGTATTTGGCTTGCTTGCTCAAGGTTTGTGCTTCCTCGAAAAACTGTTCAGCAAGGTTAAGGTCAGTTTGTTTGGACATTGTGTAGGTCTATTTCTTTCCATGTTTTAAAAAAAAAGTGGAGTTGGGCATAGAGAATTATAAAACGAAGATACCCATTTTCTGAAAAAACTTTTTTTTTCAAAAAAAACAAAAAAAATTTTCTCCAAACCTTACAATCCGAAAACCTCAAATCGTCTAACCAAAGCGAATTCACAAAATGGATTCGGGAGTTAGCCGAAAATCCTCTAAACAGAGTAGGCAGATCTTTTAACATTAAACCTTATTTCAGATGAAAAACCTCATTTTATCTATTCTCGTATTGTTTTTTTCTTTTGAAGCCTATGCTCAAACGCAAGCCTTCGATGGTTGGTATCGCCTAAAGACTCAGTTCCAAGGAGAGGGTAAATGCCTCGAAGGGAATCAAGCTGGATCTAAAGTACATGGTGGAGCAGCCTTTATGGACGATTGCCAAAACGTATCTGGTCAATTGTGGAAAATCGAAGATGCTGGCAATGGCTACTATCGTTTGAAGACTCAATTCCGCGGCGAAGGAGAATGTTTGGAAAGTAATAATGGAACAAACCCTGCCTTTATGGATAAAGTCCAAAACGTATCGGGGCAGTTATGGAAAATTGAAGATGCTGGCAATGGTTGGTACCGTTTAAAATCCATGTTCCGTGGCGAAGGAGAATGCCTTGAAGGAAATCAAGCAAGCTCTGAGTATCGTGGTGGGTCTGCTTTTATGGACAAGTGCCAAAACGTTTCGGGGCAGTTGTGGAAATTTGTAAAAGAAGGAACTCCTACACC from Chitinophagales bacterium encodes:
- a CDS encoding RICIN domain-containing protein, with product MKNFILSILVLFFSFEAYAQTQAFDGWYRLKTQFQGEGKCLEGNQATSEYHGGNAFMDNCQNVSGQLWKIEDAGNGYYRLKTQFRGELESLEGNQADSKYHGGNAFMDKQQNVSGQLWKIEDAGNGYYRLKTMFRGEGECLEGNQADSKYHDGNAFMDKCQNVSGQLWKLEKVK
- a CDS encoding CHAT domain-containing tetratricopeptide repeat protein, which translates into the protein MSKQTDLNLAEQFFEEAQTLSKQAKYEESIKLLKQAIVIYEKWELWEKWVEVGNKIGLVYRDIGEYEQGIAFLQNILKVAEQYFGKDSYITASSIHNIGIHYQYLGDNKTALKYYQKALALRKKKYGDEKNPILAFSYNNIGICYLLQTDYDLGIFYFQEALKIRRESHGNEDFFTAGILDNLGSIYSQKGMYDTAIRYSEEALVINKKIYAADHPAIAFSLHILGIAYWRKKDYLKAIIYLKEALKNRRKFLGNNHSDVAKSLEGIGICYHNTKDFDLGVQYLQQAIDIKIIHYGKQSSELATLYLNIGNCHEGKKDYEQALNYFQKGLIVLNTDFQDANIYQNPKDFKYVNPGTLSILYSEKSNILLKLYQEQGQNPKDLQAALATAITACDFIADLRKQYKTEGAKHTLAEEASYNYNIAIEVAMETYVLYQSSPTIPQYSVFTNIPSNAKDVKNLTFDFSEQCKATLLLSNLKDNEAKAAAKIPADLLEKEKALQKRLNDLNNDIAQQEAKGDEKDETILSQLQSEYFHQKQNYDQLIAQFETDYPKYHQLKYDVSTASIQDLQSLLETKKQTALISYHIADKQIYIFAIASNDYQIATIPKPENFSDSIEKLQNAIQLGHIQYFVECATQLFDLLLKPIWDFLQKTSKLIIIPHGELYYVPFDVLLNQHQITDVKNFENLPYLIRDFDISYHYSATMLLHSHRKQEQTSKLTDSFFGLAPIQFGETNVADKKEGYVVKSGGQQKHHRRQILKSSGNDQTALQDLEETEAEVKEVYQLFEEQGKEAIALFYDQANKKNLQQYIGGYKYVLISTHGFLQETDRNTLSGIHLAPQKRQATDGEKLTESDSQSDNYRLHTSETYHLNLNADLVVLSSCESGIGELKTGEGMMALNRGFLYAGASNIVYSLFKVPQDSTSRLTQALFRYILKGDSYASALRKAKLELIADSMMEPMDWAGFALVGT